The nucleotide window TTCATCAGCAGAACAGAACTCATTACAGAGTTGACGATATTGCCGCCGTTGACACCGATAACCCAAAGGGCATTGAGTAAAAAGACGTAAATCAGCATCGCCGGCAAGGTATCCGCTGCACTCAGCAAAGGTTTAAAGACATTGAGAATAAAATCAGGAATGATCACACCCGTTGCCTTTAAGCAGAGAACATTCAGGAAGTAAAACACAAGAATGTTAATTACAAGCGGGATTAACTGTTCAAACGGTGCAGAAACATTCGGAGGCACCGAATCCGGCAATGTAATCTTGATATTTTTCTCAAACAGAACATGTGTGATAAAAACGGACAGGCAGGCAACAAACATTGCGAAGAATAAACCTCGGCCGCCTAAAAATCCCATTGAAATTCCGCCGTCAAAGCTGCAGCCAATCATGAAGAACAAAACCGCAGAGGTCATACAGGATGTCATCTTGTCCAACTTGTAGGAATCGGCAAGATTATAGGTAATCGCCAGTAAACAGTAGACGGAAAGCATATTCATCGTGACGTTGTTGACAACTGCCGCAAAGGTTCCCAAGCTTCCCTGTGCCAGATTTTGCCACAGGACAAGCAGTCCATAGAAGAAATTCCCTTCCCCTAGAATACTGGGATCCGGTGCCGCTGTAATTAAGGTAGCTAAGCCACCCACGATCGTAACTGGAATTGAAATCGTAATGCCTCGTACAATTGCCGATGTA belongs to Holdemania massiliensis and includes:
- a CDS encoding PTS sugar transporter subunit IIC — encoded protein: MGILEKPLGKFSAFIQNNNFTSAIVRGITISIPVTIVGGLATLITAAPDPSILGEGNFFYGLLVLWQNLAQGSLGTFAAVVNNVTMNMLSVYCLLAITYNLADSYKLDKMTSCMTSAVLFFMIGCSFDGGISMGFLGGRGLFFAMFVACLSVFITHVLFEKNIKITLPDSVPPNVSAPFEQLIPLVINILVFYFLNVLCLKATGVIIPDFILNVFKPLLSAADTLPAMLIYVFLLNALWVIGVNGGNIVNSVMSSVLLMNLAENAAAHAAGEEMAHIFCYSPNNAIMNTGGSGAALALVIAALIVAKSDHLKAITRLGGAGTIFNISEPIVYGYPIVLNSYLFIPFIFVPMINTTIFYFLMSTNVIGKMFINVPWVLPSPIQLALATLDWKAAVVWILLIVLDVILYLPFVKMYDKQLLKEQGEQPAIE